The window AGACTATATGGATTACTTCCTTTAACATGCTATTTCCTGCTACTATGCTACAGATATGTCAGCCAGAGCATTCTATGAGTCTATTTATGTACATGAGTATGTTGCGAGGTACTTGAATCTCAGGGATCTTAATAGGTTAATGTCTGATCGAGACCGTATCAAGGTAACTGAAAATTGCTTATTGGTAGTTGTTATTTGTGCTCTGTTTATGTTTGCCACACTTTGAAGTCTTTGAGAAGTGTCTGCCaaagaaaattgaatatttgTAGGATCATTATGTCTCTAGTTATCCTCTGGCTATTAGTTTGAAAGTGTTTTAGATGTTTATTCTACTTATCTGAAAAATGTTTCAGATGTTCATTCTATTTCACATAGGTCATACGTTTGTTCCACTATTAATTTCAGGTCAAAAGGGTTCTGAAAGGTGTTAAAGTTGAGGTGAGTCATCATGGCATCAGACGCTATAGGATCTCCGGGTTGTCCGCTCAACCAGTGAAGGAAATAATGTATGTCATTAGTTTATGTCATTAGTTTGGGTACTGTGACTTAAGTGAGACTATTAGACTCACTTCACAAGCTTGTTGTGATGGTTATGGTTGTTATTTTATGGGTTTGCACTTGCAGTTTGTTAATGCTTTTTACACCCCTTATCAAAAAAGTTAATGCTTTCAACACTACGAGGCTTTTAAGCATGTCAACTTCACTATCAACTTAGTGCAACATCTATCAGTATTGTTTAATGTATTCTTTTTAGTTCTGTATTCATAGGATTTGCTTGAAGGAATTATCTCTAGTATGGCTATTGCCTTGTTCATTAGTTTTGCTCTTCTTATGTTGTTAGCTGTTGCAATTATTTTTTTCAGGATTATTTTGTGCTCTTCTAGGCATGActaattattttgacaatttctaTTGATTAAGGTTTTCCGTTGACGACACTGGAATGAAGACATCAGTTGTTGACTACTTCCGGCAGAAGTACAACATTGTACTTAGGTTCCCAATGTTGCCTGCGATTCAGGCGGGCAGCGATGCAAAGCCCATGTATCTGCCTATGGAGGTTACTTACTCTTAGTGCCATTCtgcttcttttcatttttatttttgattgctATTGCTGTTATCTCTTTGCGTgtgcaatttttctcttctgatATGTTTTGCTTTCAGATTTGCCAAATCGTCCCAGGACAAAGATACACCAAAATGTTGAATGGCAGGCAGGTCACGGAGATGCTAAAGGCAACTTGTCAGAGACCTGTTGATAGAGAGAAAAGCATTGTAAAGGCATGTATACATCAGATCTATATAACACGAGTTCTCGTCGCAATTAGTTTCACATGCTTTTTAACATGTGTTTTAATTAGTGTTTCTTTTATTTCCGGTAGATTGTGAGTTCTAACAACTATGTTGCTGACGAAATGGTGAAAGAATTTGGTATTGAAGTTCGAAGTGAACTCACCACCATTGATGCACGGGTTCTTCAGCCTCCAATGGTAGTTCCTTGGTCTATGTTTTTGGTGTATTCATGGATCATTAAAGCTTTAATTTCATGTGTGTTTAGCATCTGCATCGTTATTGGTCTTGCAGCTAAAGTATCATGAATCTGGTCAAGAATCACGAGTGGATCCTAGGATTGGTCAGTGGAACATGATTAATAAGGTATTAGATTGTCACTTATCCTCTTgagtgttttgcattcatttaaGTTTTTAGGTAAAAACTTGAATACTTATTGTCCCTGATATTTTTCTAGGATTTCTTGTTCTTATTAGTGTTAAATTGATGGGATGCTCTTTGTTCCTTATTTCTCATTATATGAATGTAGTGTGGGGTTTATTTTCAGAGTCATATAGAGCTTGAACTTGAACTGAGTGCAAATGCATCTCTTCCCATTTTGTCAAAAGCTGTCATATTCAGTGGTGTTAATGTTCTTGAATATTTTCATCATGTCATTATCCACTACAAGTATTTATGGCTCAATCTGTGATTTTTGTTTAGAAAATGGTCAATGGTGGCAAGGTAGACACTTGGACTTGTGTCAGCTTCTCACGGGTTGATCCATCACCGTTCTGCAGGGCACTGATTGAAATGTGCTGTAGTAAAGGGATGGTAAGGCTATAAATTTCACTTCCATAGTTGTGCAGTTGCAcgtgcttatcaagttgcatgcCAGATCTGACTTGTTGTGCTTGGTTGTAGGTGTTCAATCCTCAGCCTTTGGTGCCCATTCGCTCAGCTCATGCTGGGCAGATTGAGAAGACTCTGGTTGATATCCATACAGCGTCTACTCAAAAGCTAGCTACTATGGAGCATCAATTGAAACATCTTCAGCTGTTAATTGTTATTCTTCCGGAAGTTTCTGGATATTATGGTGAGTTATATCAGATTGTTGATTAATTGACAAACAGAAGGAAAGACATAGCACCACAATATTGAAGTAATGTAGTTGAAAGTTGAATGATTATTTATCTTGGATGACATCTTTGTTTTTCAGGGACGATTAAGCGAGTCTGTGAAAcagatttgggaattgtgtcccAATGCTGTCAGCCTAGGAATTTATCTAGACCCAACAAACAGTATCTTGAAAACCTTGCTCTAAAGATAAATGTCAAGGTTTGTCATGCCAAGTATTGCAAAGCTGTTTAAGAGTTTTCAAGAGAGATTCTGTCGTCTTATACCAATGTTTGGTGTACACTTTTACTTCAGGTGGGTGGAAGAAACTCTGTCCTGGAGCAGGCAGTTCATAGAAGAATTCCTTTCCTCACTGATATCCCCACAATTGTCTTTGGTGCTGATGTGACACATCCACAACCAGGAGAAGATTCTAGTCCATCTATAGCTGCTGTATGTTGTATTACTTCCCATCTCTAACTTTAAATTGCTTAGCTATTGAAAGCTAAAAGGCTCTTCCACACTCATCTAAAATGATAAGTTCTCTTTTTCAGGTAGTCGCTTCAATGGATTGGCCTGAAGTGAGTCAATATAGGTGTCTTGTTTCTGCACAGCCCCACAGGAAAGAGATCATTGAAGACTTGTATCAAAAGCACGGAGATCCTGAAAGAGGGATTGTTCATGGCGGAATGATAAGGTAGAAGTTCTTAATTTTGTTCCATGCTTGTGCTTTCCATACCAAAGCTCTTGttgtcttacaaaattttcttttcaggGAGTTACTGATTGCGTTTCGAAGATCTACAGGGATTAAGCCTGGTAGAATTATCTTTTATAGGTctgttttcttccatttgattATGCTGGTGATTTTGCTCTCCTTTTTCCACATTAGCCAATCAATTTCACTGTAAAATGACAGAGATGGAGTGAGCGAAGGTCAATTCAATCAGGTTTTATTGGAAGAAATGGACGCAATCCGCAAGGTATAAAATCCTGTCCCAAGGCTTAGTGCTTTCTGTATTTTCATTTTGTAGATGCTGTTTCTTAGATCTTCTCACTTTATTGTTTCTTGATTTTTGTCAAATTAGAGAAATTTGATATATGACTGATGAAGCCACAAGTTTACTTCGTATATTAATTTGGATGTATGTTAATGAAATACATTTGAGATGGTAAGGGTTAACATCATAAGTCCTGAAATTCAGCCTTTCTTACATGCACCTTTCTTTAGGCATGCACATCCTTGGAAGAAGGTTATCTGC is drawn from Nicotiana tabacum cultivar K326 chromosome 22, ASM71507v2, whole genome shotgun sequence and contains these coding sequences:
- the LOC107799805 gene encoding protein argonaute 5-like; translation: MSERGRGRRGGGGRTPSSSSGGRGTGGPSSSGGRGAGGPSSSDGHGGRTFSSGGSPAFNAPPASQPQRPAMTVSSVSREVEQKLSLQPSSSQRPVVAQPVQQPAPATGVQPPRPPPASSKSIRVPNRPGYGTVGRKCLIRANHFLVHVADRDLHHYDVTISPEVLSKKVCREIMSQLVNDYKQSHLGGRNLAYDGGKSVYTAGPLPFSSKDFIIKLDGNSGGAKREREFKVSIKFAAKADLHHLKQFLQCRQSDAPQETIQALDVALRASPSAKYEVVGRSFFHHTLGDYGLLTDGLEYWKGYYQSLRPTQMGLSLNIDMSARAFYESIYVHEYVARYLNLRDLNRLMSDRDRIKVKRVLKGVKVEVSHHGIRRYRISGLSAQPVKEIMFSVDDTGMKTSVVDYFRQKYNIVLRFPMLPAIQAGSDAKPMYLPMEICQIVPGQRYTKMLNGRQVTEMLKATCQRPVDREKSIVKIVSSNNYVADEMVKEFGIEVRSELTTIDARVLQPPMLKYHESGQESRVDPRIGQWNMINKKMVNGGKVDTWTCVSFSRVDPSPFCRALIEMCCSKGMVFNPQPLVPIRSAHAGQIEKTLVDIHTASTQKLATMEHQLKHLQLLIVILPEVSGYYGTIKRVCETDLGIVSQCCQPRNLSRPNKQYLENLALKINVKVGGRNSVLEQAVHRRIPFLTDIPTIVFGADVTHPQPGEDSSPSIAAVVASMDWPEVSQYRCLVSAQPHRKEIIEDLYQKHGDPERGIVHGGMIRELLIAFRRSTGIKPGRIIFYRDGVSEGQFNQVLLEEMDAIRKACTSLEEGYLPRVTFVVVQKRHHTRLFPVNHNDRNMTDKSGNILPGTVVDTKICHPTEFDFYLCSHAGIKGTSRPTHYHVLFDENGFTADAIQNLTNFLCYTYARCTRSVSIVPPAYYAHLAAFRARYYLEGDMSDTGSTSGGGGRATRDQLAAVKPLPKIKDNVRDVMFYC